From the genome of Solanum pennellii chromosome 6, SPENNV200:
CAAGTAATTtcgtgaagaagaagaagaagccgAAGAATTCGCCGGAGAAGAAGAGGTTACCGCCGGCGGTGGTGGCAGCAGCATCGGAATTCGATGACTCttacagcagcagcagcagcagccaTGGCCGGAGAAACAAGATTCAGAGTTTTACTCCGTCAACGCCCCCTCCAACTTCTGCTAATTACAAAACGGCCAAGCGTAGAAAGGGAATTCCTCATAGAGCCCCAACAGGAGGACTATTCATAGAATATTAATCTTTGCAATTACAGTCCTTCAATTCACAGCTAAAATGCATAATGTCTATACAAATATACTGCCTAGTTTATCAAGAATGCAATCCCTCCAAACACTAGTGCTTTCTCCAGAAAAGGCCAGTGTTCTAAAGCTCTTTAGTCCACAAGAGCCGTGTTGTATATAGTTTTTAGGATCAAATAGGATATGATGATAAATTGGAGGGTTGGAAGTtgaaaataaggataaaatgtAAGGACTAATAGTGCTAAGTTTAGAAGTTGAGCTTAGAAAATAAGCTACTATAGTTTGAAGaactacttattttagttataaTATTAGATTGTTTATACCTATGTTTTGAATGTCTCTTTGAGCCTTTGTAATCTAAAATGTAAATATGAATATAGTATTGTGATTATTAGAATACTAAATAACATAATGTCGACATTTGGAATAGAGCTTTAGCATTAtatttatctcatttttttaatcttatactCTATAAAATTGAACACTTCTTTATCGTCTAAATTTTAGTGCTAAATACTAATATTCCATCTTATCCCAATTTCAATATTTCTATTGAATTTGACATGATAGGTTAAAAATCACTTCACATTAAAAGTAAgatatatttatacaaataaaaattacacattTCCTATTTTTGTGGTGCATACTAAAattataattactattattttatctttgttaAGACTTGGTGTCAATATAAATTAAGACGAAGAGGATATAAAATTAGAGTATTTGCAAGTTGGAGATGGTGGGTCCCATATTAAGGGAGGAAATGGTGGCGGAATGAGATGGGTCATACGTGTCAGTTGATGATTGGTGACAAGAAAAGGTAGATGTCTTGGTTCGTGGAATGTAAGAGTTAGGTCAGCCGCCCTTTGGtgattattaaatttattttcttggtgGAGGGGTTTTCTATTAGTGgaacttttattttgttatctccgttcattattatttattataatttttttatttttaattttaaataataaaaaatttgattaatatttttaaaatttttattatattaatatgcaaaaaattataatttatagtattttttctaaaattttaaatatctaaattttttatttaaaatatcaaataaatataatctaatttaactttaaaaattaatcaaattgaaatcGAAAAACGTAACATGACAAATGAAAATAAACGGAAAAAGTATTTATGGCTCTTCGACTAATATTATTCAcgttgtttcaaaaagaatgatctccttttctttttgatctatttgaaaaagaatgatctttctttttttagtaacattttaaaatcaatCTTTCACGTGGTATGTTTAAGGTCATAAGATCAAAAgataattttgtacatttaacttaattttactttaaatcatataatataaaatttttatttatattcttaactccgtattaaattaaatcaagtCATTTTTTATTAAACGGAGTTATTACAATTGAACGGTCGTGGTGATACATACGAACTTACCTTTTCTGCGTACACGAGTGGGTTGTTTACAGGCAAAACGACAAGAGGAATTTTGCTAATCACTGTTCACTTTCTATTTTACTCATATAacatttatctttatttaataatttaatttttgtttatcaattttaatatatgaagaaaaacatAGCGTatgtcttttcattttttaagcCTTAATCGTTAAAGATTTATTGCTCAAATTCTTTTTAGAATCTGATActactaaatattaattaataagaataatgtgagaaaataattatgttaattattattgttttttatgaaaatctTAAAACTAAATACGATAGGTAAAAGGGaacaaaataaagtaatatttttacACTTGAAATCGTGTATTTCCTCCTGCAAAATAAATACtagtttactttttcttttttagatcgttttaaaaaaatgacattgTATAAAAACGGGATTTTACTCTGTGCGCACTCAAAAGAATAGCGGCTTCGAGTTTTtcttatcataaaaaaaaaatatttttatatcaagtaataatttaacttaaatatgttcattttgtcattaataaaatgatttataattatacaaatttttaatattcatttgaaatcatgaattttaaatctttttatttctttctgaAATTTATGTCTAGTCAAATTAgctcaaataaaatatataatatttatgatgtgCTATGTTTCTTCTAGAAAGTTAATTAAAgcctaatttattaatattattattttgcttcTTCCCAattcttttatttcaacttAGAAATAGTTGAAAACTCTACAAAAGAGAaggaaaactttttttaaaaaaataattctttattttgtaacGGAGGGAATAATACTATTCCTCCGGTTAtaattgatttgttttaaaacatgatgtttaaaaaatatttaagatatgattataatattttgattctaaattcaatttaaaataataatttcaaaataaaatactagCATAATACATTCACCCTTCTCCTTAACATCTACGTTTGTTGTTTATATTCACATCCTAACATGGTCGTTTTGTTTTTGATAGTAACATAATTTATGGCAAGGCAACAATTGAGAAGTGACAACCCCCTTGCGTTTTCCATACACTACGAGTCTTTTTATaagtctttctttctttcttttttccccaaaagagaTGTGAGTGCATAGTGGACCCAATGGCCTCTCTCATGCCCCAAATGAGAACTATGTTGGCTCGATTCGTTAGTAGGATTTTTATTGTGTAATAGCTTGTAAATTATACATGGAATATAAATCGCACTAAGCAAGTCCTATGCGATATATTCGACTCAAAAGGCATTGAGGGGAATCAATTCCTGATCATCCGTGTGGATAATCACCCTCCAAATCAACTGAGCCATCTCGAAAGacgttataatttaattaaaagccATTAGTTATTTCTCTCATTTCAATCTTAACTACTCCAAAAGGATGCGTAGAATCAATATTAATCATTCAAGGGTtgacaaagtttattttaatcaaCTACACTATCGATTATGCTTATTACTACTTACAAATAGTAATAGGTTAGCAAAATTTTCAAAGGTTTTCTTTTTTTcgatataatgaatataattttttttttaaaatatttaaatttgagattttattCATTCTACTATAAtccaatatataaatatttaaatttgagattTCACTCATTCTACTATGACTCAGTATTATGGCATGAATCACAATTGCACCCTTTTTGTTTAAACCGTGTGAAAGAAGGACAAAGGCCTTTTCTTgactttgatttattatttagagCTTCTAGATTTTTTGACTTTTAACCATCAAATTTGCTTGCTCGTAGACCCTTAGACTTTGCTTCTTCTTTCCTCATCTCACTCGTTTTCGCTTTTAATTCCCATTTTCCATCAATAGTACATAACACAAATGAAAGGGAAAAAATTTGatcaagtttaaattttaatttattttttattcaatattcGATATTCATATTGAAgctgattaaatttgaatttgagtaGAAAAGTCCCATGTTTAGATTGATTGCTCCCTAATAAAGTTGATTGTAGATTGATTGCTCCCTAATAAAGTTGGTTGTGTATCCAGTGGCGAATTCAGAATTTGGAGATGATATGTACAATATCAACGGCTAATGCACGTTAGTTAAAGTATGTTACCCAATGTTGATTTGTATGATAATTTTActaaacacaaaaacaaaaaaactaatgTACTAACGTACAAAAAAtgaagtaaataacccaactaaataaaatttgctttctggagtGGTGATTTTAAATTTCACTTAGCACCATGAAAACAAATTTGAAACTAGTCATCCCTTTATTTTATCTACGATACAGACCCAGTCTACTCACCTCAGAGGCAGGCAGCGCGCGTTTAAACTAGCGCACTCAAATGGTTTGGTTTAAGTATCTTTCATtgactaataaaaaatatatgtttatctCAACAGGTGTATGCACGTGCAGTTCAAGGGAAAACGAGAATTCCCCTCTGTTCGTACCTAAAGAAACTCTACCCAAAATCATTGGTTAGAAATGGAGTTACACTTATTACTCTACCACAACGTTATTAGTATTCAAAAATTTAGTTATTAAGCTTCCTGATTCATGAACTGGTTCTCAGTTCATACACCATCAAcgaaaatatttaattcaatCCTATTTATGatccaaaaaaatgaatatatataagtaagaatttatcattttcaaaaagtgaatttttcttcaatttagcCTTTTACATCAATAGATCAGCAGAAATTGGTGCATGATCAATAGAATGGTGAATTGATTCTATAATGTCATACATATAAATTTGTCTAGATATGTATGTCTTCATTGTAAATTGACCCaaatatatgggatcggagaaCGTAGAATTTGTGGtagtaatattattaaaatatttgatttaagCTACCCCTAAACAATTATCTTTCCAAATTATTATtactctaatttttaaattatgatttttattggaaaaatgacttatattaaactaaaaaaaaaataccaagaTAATGCTCATTATTAGTGGATAGAATTAACTCTTTCCATAGAGGTGGCGTCTTTTGACACTACACTATCTCGAGCCACTAACctctccttttattttatttgtttatatactccctcctttttatttcatatattttgattgattactaatttaaaaattaaaaaaaaaactttttgattttaaattaaagattgTATGGTGtacgaaaatatttttcgaatcTTACAATCTTAGACCATTAAACACAATGTGGAATATAAAAATTTACtaattataaaacataatattcttttttttaaacgtaccattaaagaaaaaaaaaatataaattaaaataaaagaatatgatttaaaattttattttggattGGGTTGAATGTTTATGGTGTGCATATTGCCACTTGTATGTTCATTTTTACATATATCAAAATGCCAACGAATAACACTGCTTCTTCTAGCATTTTCTTGCAAAAATATTCCTCCTATACCTGTCCCTTACACATCAAATTAATGAAAACCAAAaaggttctaaaattattttctccgtttcattttatttagctCAAGTTCATTGTGACATTctcttttaagaaattatttgttaattttttaaattaaattaactctattgattatatttttaaaagttaaacttGATTATTAGTACTTTACGTAGCAATTTGAGATAAAAtagtattaaaagaaaataatactaTACAAATAAAAGtacttaaataattaaggaaaatcACAATATGCATGTGTTAAGGATAATACATAATtatggataaaataattaaatatttctcttCATAAGTATCTTTTATCATTTGcgtgtaaataaaaaatataataaatattttaagacaAAAAAGTACTTAAATAAAACAACACATTAGAAATTCTATTAAGAGataataaaaaaggaattaCGTAATTGTCTCTTGGCTAGTGAGGGCCAAGTAAGCACTCAATAATTGAAGTGTAAATCACCACCTCCCTATTCCTAtcctattaaaaatatatttagcgtTTTATTTAATTAGCATATTTTATATACAGTATTGTAGTTTGACGCAGTCTCCATTCATCCATGGGACGGAAATTATTTACTCCGTCTATCTTTACTTATTCATGATATTATTATTCTAAGATGTTTAATAACACTTCTTTTGTTAcaatacataatttatcatgttgagtttgttttatattttatatttttaattaaatattatttattttttaatatctatatatcttatatttaatatttgataatatgttatttattttttcaatttttattaaattaatagtcAATAATTATTACTTAGATCGAGGAAGTAATAATTAGTCGATAATATTCATGTGTACCTAGTTAGCTAAGTCATTTCAATGACTTTAGATATGCGCGCACTTCAAATTACTAGAATAATTGATACTTACAAAAGATTGATGTATAATTACTTAATGAATGAGATGATTGTGCgaataatttcaataattacTTAATAAATTAGATTCAAGATAGGAGTCatcataaaatgaaatgaaacatGACTCATCAATAGACAACCTAATTCGATGTGTTACACATGTGAGGGGGGGATTAAACAATATTATTACAACTTAAAACTCTTTAAAGCTACAAATCTTGCAAAGTTAAGTTGCCTAAGTCATGATGTCACACTAAGTTTACcatcccttttttttaaaaaacttgatATGATACGACAATAATATAAAGTTTAGGAAAGGCCAAATTTCATTGTCACGTTACACACACCATTGCTGATGTTTTTGTTTCACTATCGTCTGATCAGTCTTAAATAATGTATTATTCTTTTGTCAGTTTACCTATATTATCTGCTTTACCAATTTTTCATCGCTACTGGACATACACCAAATGGGGTTTacctttttctcttatttttacaTAGAATGATATTCGTattgaaaatatctttaaaaataattaatgaatgataataatttaattgttgttaaatatttacttttagCTACACTCATGGTAAATGTCTCTAAAACTTATAGTGATATTGGATTCAATTACAATAAATTATAGCGTTAAAAGCTTTgacactctttattaatatgtatatttatcgTCGGTTAAAATGTATTGTGTGAATTGTGGAAGATAAGAAAGGATGAATGTGGAGGATTTTTAGTTGAATTGCAACcgtttatattattgattttaggGTGAATGTGTTATCATTTAACTAATTGAAACTCTAATCTCTCAACTTACGTGAGAAGATTTGGCAAAAAGGCCATTTTCAAAATGTGCTTTGCAAATTGCTTATggaactttatttatttttgctttattttttagttttggtaAGCTTAATACTAAAATTTATTTGGGTCCATATCTAGTCGTTTGATACTTAAAAAGGAACACTTTACCTTAAAAGCGAAATATTTGAACATAAATTCAGACTAGTCTAACCTCAAAATAACTATCAATCATTATTTGaggagaaattaaaaaaaatagagtgttttccctttttttcttctacCTTTTTTATactgaaaagaaaataaggaatTAAGGGTTTATTTGGTTCCATTTGGTTGGATAGACATTAGTTCTGTTGATATATGAAATTAgctattataatattattttttattaattattttgattcgttgtattataaataaaataaactacatTGGATaacttttagaaagaaaattgtttgtttacaaaaatatcaTCCATCTTATTTAGtcgttaaaaaataatttgagggACCTTAAGTGTGTCTTGgtcatttttattgtttatccCATAATAACGATATTCATTACCATTATCACTcgtaaaataacttattttgatACTAATTACAAAATTCATTCATAAGTAGTAACTAAACAATGAGAATAGGGTCATTAATGTATACTAAAtttttattctaaaactatTTATGCCTATCCGGTCAAAAATGATAGTAAGTCTGTAAAATGAAGTTGAATTGCATCAATTTctattttctaataaaaaataagcaAACATTGTACTAGCTAGAAACCAATTTTGCAAGTCATATTCTAGctaaagtaaaaatttaatGTTTTGATATGTCGGTTCAAAGTCTCTAGTTGTACTTCTAACACATAGAAAAAGATTGTCACGTCCTTTTTTCTCCAATATGATGGACCACTCATTACATTGGAGTCAACTTGCCTATGCGATGTTAGATTCTATGCTCTATAAACTATCCTCTATAGGGAGGCTTAATATAGTAAATTAATACCCTATAGGTAGAAGACATCGGGAGTTATACTGggatgaatatatttttttcatttttattagaGTTTTCGTGTTCAAATCTTGTGAGTGACAACATTCCTAAAGGGGAATTCTACACCTTCATCTTCATATGGTGTGAATTAGACGCGTAGTCGAGCTCTGAAATGAGTATAGAATATTGAATGATCAAAAGAAATACTAATGATAACCTATAGTTTTGGTAATATGCTATATTGGCCAGGTTGCAAAACTGTCGTTCGTTGGTGTCGTAGTTGAGGCTCATTCAATTGGATTAAGCCCAAGAAAACCAATCCAAAACAAATAGGAGTGTCTAAATAGAGTAGGGCCCATGATTGGAGATAAGCCCAAGAGAAGTGACAAGACTTGAGAATCATAACTAATTTACGGTGGTGAAATTGTTTTATTGTTAATAAGAAGTCTCTATTCGAGTCTTgaataaagagaaaaatcctATTGAAAATGCAATCCACCAATAGGAATTGCGATGTACGATTCCATTTTAGTTAGAGCTCAAATCTGACTCGAAACaccaaatgaaaaatatatatagatatattatGGAACTATAGACTATAGAGTAGTAGTACTAGTAGACAAGTGAATGTTGGAAAATGCCAAGTCAATAACCAGTGTTTCCATCTAATCAACCTCTTCATTCATAAACACCAAATTGTAGGGGACCCTAAACTAATTTTGCCTGGACACTTCACGAAATTGTAGAATAGTCCAAAAGTATTTcgacaaaaataacaataattaaaagCACACCGATATTGAGTAGGAATAGAATgaataaatatcttttatttttatccttcaATAGATTTTATGCGAATCTGaattgaatgaaatataaaaagaaaaaatatctaGAAGCACAATTTTGAGTAAGTTGGAATTGACTATAATCTCTACcatattatttgatttaactCATGTAAGATCAACGAAAAATAGTCTGAAGGCAATGCACGATTCCCATTCTAATCATGCCTTTTTGCTAATTATACatggattcaagatttaatgttagtgatttttttttaaaagatttaaattaatttacaataACAACTGGATAGTGTATCTCTTATTATATAGACgtggaaaaaataaatactagACAATCCTGCacctaccaaaaaaaaaaaccaagacTAGTGTTGTTGTTAAGTTAACGATGATAAAAAGGCCCACATGTGTTCCtcataattcattttacctggattatttgtctatttttaaattaatatacatattaagaaaataataattaagataataaatttataattttattcctattaattatgaaatagatgaataaataatttaaatttttaaaaagttctccttttttaaaagtaattaattgaagatataacaaatataattttttttaatcgtaataaacaagtaataaaaaaattaaaaaagaaaagaacaaataattaagaacaaaagaaatattaaatatacaaCATGTAACAGGCACGcaagaaaagaataaataagCACTCAATTGATTGcttgatattcatgaatttcAGTGGAAAATTGACTCTCTTGTGGGAAACTAGAATTCTCTCAGTAGTGGTGACTTTTTTAGCATTTTCTATCAGTAAATAAGGTACTCCTAAAAGTAAAAGCTAAAGCAAAATGAGTCCAAAAAGATCACATATTTTTGACCCTCTAGTCCTAGCATATCTTTGGAAATGACACCACGAAAATAACTTATAGGAGGGTGTGTTTGGGAGGGAGGGGAACTTTTTttcagaaatattttttttttattttcgtaCGTTTGATATAAATTCCTAAAAGAAAGAGAATAACTTGATGATATTAGAAAAAACAAGTTTCATTAGTGTTATTTTATCGGATCATCTACTTCTCAAAATCAACAATACACCCACTCTTCGCCAGCACCCTGGCCCCACCTCCACCTCTCAAACCAGCCCCTTTAGCCCAAGAGACGCATAAacacatattatatttttgatcGAGAATTTTATCTTATTCATACTTCGTATAAATACttttagaatattattttatttttatttattgaacatactaaataaataattttcttatctAATTTCTTGGCGGCAAATACCTCGTCAAGTGGATGAAAAAGACTAGGTGTAGGGGTGGCGATAAGAGCAGAGCTAGTAAGAGTCTACGGGTGCATTCGAACTTTTTTtggtgaaaaattatattgtttatacatggttaataatatattttatgtatatatagtggATAGTGGTAGAGTCAGAAATTTTGTTAAGGGAATccaagaataaatatatatatatatgtatgaaaaatgattttgacctattattttgtataattttctacttacataatataattttcgaTGAAGACTATATGTGGCCACGCCACTGATGATAGTAAATGTCAAATCTCCGATTTTTTCTAcgtatttattttcttatattttaaatttcttgataaAATTTTTGACTCCGTCACTAAATGGACGGAGAAAGAAGGAATCTTTTGGGTTTTTACATTTTTGAAAAAGCCAATTATTGACTGTTGTTGATTCTTTCACCAACATGATTGACTTGTAGAACTAAAATTCCATTACAATTTTTCTTTAACTTCTTTCAGTTTCTGGCACACCGTGTTATCCCATGTATGGTCCATTCGTCCTCTCTTTTTCCCCAcccaaagaaagaaaacaataaaatatacacTTTAAAACGAGGCACAGAATACACGAATAAAGTAGGCATTAAATTCAACATCttgaatacaaaaatattgtGTCAAGAACCAAAGTAAGAATATATACTTCCTTATCTAGTGGCTTTAAGCAGATTCCCATTTACCAATTCTAAGACAAAACTTTGCATACATTCAACCTAAGTTATTGAGTTTTGTCGAATCATAATGATAATTAGCTTCTTCAAACACCAGTCAGCTCCACTAACTATCTCTTTCATCACAATCACCATCATTATtgtcaattattattatcattgtcAACTATCAATCATTTCTGTCATCACAACCATTACTTACAATCACCTACCACTATCATCCACTACTAGAAATGTGGTCAATCCCTACTACCAACCAATTCAACCATCGCAAATTAGCTTCTTCACCATTACCACCAACACAAATTCTTTAACCACAATCATCTACATCTCCAATTACTAACATTGACCAAGTTTACCATCATAACTACTATCACTATCAACCGTCATCATCACATAGTTATTATAACACAACCACATTCATCATCACAATCATCACTACAACCACTACTAGTCACTAACAATAACTATTACCACCAACGTTACTAGCCACTAACATGTTATTAACACCGCTAATACTAGTTACTAACACCAGCGTAACCATTATCATCACTATCAGTACAAACCATCTTCACTCTCACTAACGAacataattatcattttttaacgaaatattaattttattttactaaatttatattttttaaaaatatttaattacttttctatttgatttgtatatttattatgttcacaaataatatgcatattttagCCTTGAAAAACAAACCGTCTTAATCCTTCAATGTCCAGATTTATATACAActtaattattcaaatatttatttagattCGTGTTAATTATAATAAACACAAATAAAGCCTTAGATCTAACAGTAGGTAAAACTGAAATCTTTTACATTCAATCTAGTGGCTAGTGTTTAACAAGTTTCTTTTGGATTTACTTAGGAGTGAAGATATTTTAAAAGTGAGAGATGTCAAATTTAAgtttcttttatagaaaaaaggCAAAGAGCTACATGTAATCTATActattaattaactttaataGCAAGTGGCTTGAACCCATCATAAAGCATTGATTACTTTGATGAATGCTCAACCAACAACATGACCATGTTAGTCAACATACCACTATCTCCAATAAagcaaattaaagaaaacaaaagagaagaacaaagaaaaagcaaagcaaaagtaaaacataaCCCAcaataaacacaagaaaaaaaaaaaaacactaaagtATATCCTCTTCCTTTATTTCTTATCATCTGTTGCCTTTTTTCTATCTGATATAACCACAGGTAAATTCTTCTCACTCCTCTGTTTTCCCCTGTTTTTCCCTCTGTTTTCCTCTGTTTTCCCCTGTTTTTCCCTCTGttttgttcatgttgtttgagAAGGGAGAGTGATCTCATTTTGGGCCacacaattttttcatttttgtgcAGTCCGATGTATAATAATAGGATTTTGGACGACGAAAAATTGGTTCCGGTAAGTAATCCAAGAACTTTGGTACCATATATGAGCACTAGGGATTGTTCTCAAGGATTTTGCAGTTTTTACTGCCCACAATGGTGTTACATAATTTTCCCTCCACCACCACAATTTGACTTacctgatgatgatgatgattctaGTCCTAATTTCTCTCCTCTAGTTATCGCGATCATCGGAATTCTTGCTAGTGCTTTCCTGTTAGTTAGCTACTATACTATAATATCAAAGTACTGTGGAAATTCAAGAAGAAGGGGAAGTAATCATCAAGAAGAATCAGAATTAGAAGAGGAGGATCATGACCCTTCAAATCATGAGGCATGGAATGTTAATGCTGGTGGTGGTTTAGATGAAGCATTGATCAAGTCTATTAGAGTGTTTAAGTTCAAGAAATGTGATGGATTATTGACTGAAGGAACTGATTGTTCTGTTTGTTTAAGTGAATTTCAAGAAGATGAAAGTCTTAGGCTTTTGCCTAAATGTAGCCATGCTTTTCATGTAATGTGCATTGATACATGGCTTAAATCTCACTCCAATTGCCCGTTATGTCGATCTCAGATTACTTCTTCTAATGCTCCGCCTCTTCCATTACCTCCTCCGGTAATGGAAGCTCCGCGAGAGATTGAAACAACTCCACCAATCCA
Proteins encoded in this window:
- the LOC107021752 gene encoding RING-H2 finger protein ATL51-like, whose amino-acid sequence is MYNNRILDDEKLVPVSNPRTLVPYMSTRDCSQGFCSFYCPQWCYIIFPPPPQFDLPDDDDDSSPNFSPLVIAIIGILASAFLLVSYYTIISKYCGNSRRRGSNHQEESELEEEDHDPSNHEAWNVNAGGGLDEALIKSIRVFKFKKCDGLLTEGTDCSVCLSEFQEDESLRLLPKCSHAFHVMCIDTWLKSHSNCPLCRSQITSSNAPPLPLPPPVMEAPREIETTPPIQPERDIEMGIRVEETRDEEYVNHINQEGRRRSLSMDYVSQRRLSIADVLRIDHDEFHDCVTGEDCELQRDVGTSKQENNGEEMSKGGIRNNSLVQYCPMMMKRSLSSGRFLFTKCGRGQNMVTTLSNV